In Microbacterium esteraromaticum, the following proteins share a genomic window:
- the bcp gene encoding thioredoxin-dependent thiol peroxidase, which yields MTDKLTAGSTAPDFALADAEGRTTSLADYRGRNVVVYFYPKAATPGCTTEACDFRDSLSALDAAGYAVIGVSPDSVEEIRSFAEAEHLTFPLLADRDAAVAKAWGVWGEKTVGDRTFEGVIRSTFVLDGEGVVQRAEYGVDAEGHVARLRAELGV from the coding sequence ATGACCGACAAGCTCACCGCCGGCAGCACGGCGCCCGATTTCGCCCTCGCCGACGCCGAGGGCCGCACCACCTCGCTCGCCGACTACCGGGGCCGCAACGTGGTGGTCTACTTCTACCCGAAGGCGGCCACCCCCGGCTGCACCACCGAGGCCTGCGACTTCCGCGACAGCCTCTCGGCTCTCGACGCCGCCGGCTACGCGGTCATCGGCGTCTCGCCGGACTCGGTCGAGGAGATCCGATCGTTCGCCGAAGCCGAGCACCTCACCTTCCCGCTGCTCGCCGACAGGGACGCCGCGGTCGCCAAGGCGTGGGGCGTGTGGGGCGAGAAGACGGTCGGCGACCGCACGTTCGAGGGCGTGATCCGCTCGACCTTCGTCCTCGACGGCGAGGGCGTCGTGCAGCGGGCAGAATATGGTGTGGATGCAGAGGGTCACGTGGCCCGTCTGCGCGCAGAACTCGGAGTCTGA
- a CDS encoding HpcH/HpaI aldolase/citrate lyase family protein, whose product MNASLTSTTRREIAPELARSWLLVAATRPETFDAAAASHADAVVLDIEDAVDASKKESARADVVRWLSEGGRAWVRINDAGSDYWADDIEELRTAPGLQGVMLAKTELGGQVMDTYNRLGARVPIVALVESAIGIENASEIARAKGVFRLAFGSGDFRRDTGMSADREAMAYPRARLVISSRVGGLPGPIDGPTVGSSHPILREQSATTVSMGMTGKLCLSADQAPVVNEVISPTRTDVEWAHEFLADFDARGRIVRDGSDLPRLGRARKIMQLAEAFDVLPVAR is encoded by the coding sequence ATGAACGCTTCACTCACCTCTACTACGCGACGCGAGATCGCCCCCGAACTCGCGCGTTCGTGGCTGCTCGTGGCTGCCACGCGTCCCGAGACCTTCGACGCCGCGGCGGCCTCGCACGCCGACGCCGTCGTGCTGGACATCGAGGATGCCGTTGACGCCAGCAAGAAGGAGTCGGCCCGCGCCGATGTGGTGCGATGGCTGAGCGAGGGCGGTCGTGCCTGGGTGCGCATCAACGACGCCGGCAGCGACTACTGGGCCGACGACATCGAGGAGCTGCGCACGGCGCCGGGTCTGCAGGGCGTGATGCTCGCCAAGACCGAGCTCGGGGGTCAGGTCATGGACACCTACAACCGTCTCGGCGCCCGTGTCCCGATCGTGGCGCTGGTCGAGTCGGCCATCGGAATCGAGAACGCCAGTGAGATCGCCCGGGCCAAGGGCGTGTTCCGCCTCGCCTTCGGAAGCGGTGACTTCCGCCGCGACACGGGCATGTCGGCCGATCGCGAGGCCATGGCCTATCCGCGTGCCCGCCTGGTCATCTCGAGCCGGGTCGGCGGCCTGCCCGGTCCGATCGACGGTCCCACGGTCGGATCGAGCCATCCCATCCTGCGCGAGCAGTCGGCCACCACCGTCTCGATGGGCATGACCGGGAAGCTCTGCCTCTCGGCCGACCAGGCCCCCGTCGTCAACGAGGTCATCAGCCCCACCCGCACCGACGTCGAGTGGGCACACGAGTTCCTCGCCGACTTCGACGCCCGCGGGCGGATCGTGCGAGACGGCAGCGATCTGCCCCGCCTCGGCCGGGCCCGCAAGATCATGCAGCTCGCCGAGGCCTTCGACGTGCTCCCCGTCGCGCGCTGA
- a CDS encoding NCS1 family nucleobase:cation symporter-1 has protein sequence MATEEYAHPRSRASEGLDEAPSGTFAVQMGLSPRLYNSDLAPTTREGRHWSAYSIFALWANDVHSLGNYVWAIGLFSLGMSGGAILGSLAFGALFLFLLLTLSGFMGEKTGVPFPVMSRISFGIYGAQIPALLRGGVAIAWFGIQTYLASQVLQVVIIALLPGAAAWQQGSFLGLSGLGWLTFLVLWVLQSIIVSYGMEMIRKYEAFAGPVILATFVALAVWVLVQADFQISWTNDSPLQGADLWLHMLGGASAWVAIYGTFVLNFCDFTRGARSKKSIVKGNFWGIPINMLFFGTVVVVLAGGSFTINGVAIASPADVVAAIPNTLLLVLASLALIVLTIAVNLMANFVAPTYALTNLFPRHLNFRKAALLSAVIGLVILPWNMYNSPVVIGIFLNGLGALLGPLFGIIMVDYWLIKKQRINVPELYSEHVTGEYYYARGFNPRAVIALAISGTIALLLTFVPAFQVVSQFSWFLAAGLGAIAYGILADRRGPFADVEGTDIAVTPTH, from the coding sequence ATGGCAACCGAAGAGTACGCGCATCCGCGCAGCCGCGCTTCTGAAGGTCTCGACGAGGCCCCTTCGGGGACTTTCGCCGTTCAGATGGGTCTGAGCCCCCGTCTCTACAACAGCGACCTCGCGCCGACCACCCGTGAAGGGCGGCACTGGAGCGCCTACAGCATCTTCGCACTGTGGGCGAACGACGTGCACAGCCTCGGCAACTACGTCTGGGCGATCGGGCTCTTCTCGCTCGGCATGAGCGGCGGCGCGATTCTGGGGTCGCTGGCGTTCGGCGCCCTCTTCCTCTTCCTGCTCCTCACCCTGTCGGGATTCATGGGCGAGAAGACGGGTGTTCCGTTCCCCGTCATGAGCCGCATCTCCTTCGGCATCTACGGCGCGCAGATCCCCGCACTCCTGCGAGGCGGCGTCGCCATCGCCTGGTTCGGCATCCAGACGTATCTCGCCTCCCAGGTGCTGCAGGTCGTGATCATCGCTCTCCTCCCGGGCGCAGCCGCGTGGCAGCAGGGCTCGTTCCTCGGACTGTCGGGCCTCGGCTGGCTGACGTTCCTCGTGCTCTGGGTGCTGCAGTCGATCATCGTCAGCTACGGCATGGAGATGATCCGCAAGTACGAGGCCTTCGCCGGCCCCGTCATCCTCGCGACCTTCGTCGCACTCGCCGTCTGGGTCCTCGTCCAGGCCGACTTCCAGATCTCGTGGACGAACGACTCACCCCTGCAGGGAGCCGACCTCTGGCTGCACATGCTCGGCGGCGCATCGGCCTGGGTCGCCATCTACGGCACGTTCGTGCTCAACTTCTGCGACTTCACCCGCGGCGCCAGGTCCAAGAAGTCGATCGTGAAGGGCAACTTCTGGGGCATCCCGATCAACATGCTCTTCTTCGGCACCGTCGTCGTGGTGCTCGCGGGCGGCTCGTTCACGATCAACGGCGTCGCGATCGCCTCCCCCGCCGACGTCGTCGCCGCGATCCCGAACACCCTGCTGCTCGTGCTCGCCTCGCTCGCGCTGATCGTGCTCACGATCGCCGTGAACCTGATGGCGAACTTCGTCGCCCCGACGTACGCGCTCACCAACCTGTTCCCGCGGCACCTGAACTTCCGCAAGGCGGCGCTGCTCTCGGCGGTCATCGGCCTCGTGATCCTGCCGTGGAACATGTACAACTCGCCCGTCGTGATCGGCATCTTCCTGAACGGTCTCGGCGCTCTGCTGGGCCCGCTGTTCGGCATCATCATGGTCGACTACTGGCTCATCAAGAAGCAGCGCATCAACGTGCCCGAGCTCTACTCCGAGCACGTGACCGGCGAGTACTACTACGCCCGCGGCTTCAACCCGCGAGCCGTGATCGCCCTCGCCATCTCGGGTACCATCGCCCTGCTGCTCACCTTCGTGCCCGCCTTCCAGGTCGTGAGCCAGTTCTCGTGGTTCCTCGCCGCCGGTCTCGGCGCCATCGCGTACGGCATCCTCGCCGACCGCCGCGGCCCCTTCGCCGATGTCGAGGGCACCGACATCGCCGTCACCCCCACGCACTGA
- a CDS encoding aspartate/glutamate racemase family protein yields MRILVANVNTTQTMTDGIAEAARAAASAGTEIIGLTPDFGADSCEGNFDSYLAAVGVMDKVVRYEGEYDAVIQAGYGEHGREGLQELLDVPVVDITEAAASTAMYLGRTYSVVTTLDRAVPLIEDRLILAGLHDRCASVRSSGLGVLELESDPDRAVEAIAAEAKLAVEVDRAEVIVLGCGGMAELKDRIVELCGVPVVDGVQAAVVVAEGLVNLGLKTSKVRTYAPPRAKRITGFPGLVG; encoded by the coding sequence ATGCGCATCCTGGTTGCGAACGTCAACACCACCCAGACGATGACCGACGGCATCGCCGAGGCGGCCCGAGCTGCCGCCTCGGCCGGCACCGAGATCATCGGCCTCACACCGGACTTCGGGGCCGACTCGTGCGAGGGCAACTTCGACAGCTACCTCGCCGCCGTAGGAGTGATGGACAAGGTCGTGCGCTACGAGGGCGAGTACGACGCCGTCATCCAGGCGGGCTACGGCGAGCACGGCCGCGAAGGGCTGCAGGAGCTGCTCGACGTGCCCGTCGTCGACATCACTGAGGCGGCCGCCTCCACCGCGATGTACCTGGGCCGCACCTACTCGGTCGTCACGACCCTCGATCGTGCGGTTCCGCTGATCGAGGACCGCCTGATCCTCGCGGGCCTGCACGATCGCTGCGCGTCAGTGCGCTCCTCGGGGCTCGGAGTGCTCGAGCTCGAGAGCGACCCCGACCGCGCGGTCGAGGCCATCGCCGCCGAGGCGAAGCTCGCCGTCGAGGTCGACCGCGCCGAGGTCATCGTGCTGGGCTGCGGCGGCATGGCCGAGCTGAAGGACCGCATCGTCGAGCTGTGCGGCGTACCCGTCGTCGACGGCGTGCAGGCGGCGGTCGTCGTCGCCGAGGGCCTGGTCAATCTCGGCCTGAAGACCTCCAAGGTGCGCACCTACGCCCCTCCGCGCGCGAAGCGGATCACGGGTTTCCCCGGTCTCGTAGGCTGA
- the allB gene encoding allantoinase AllB produces MSHETEEHDGESVSLDPTGEHYDLVIRGARVLTTAGIRPREVGVRGGVIVAMQPLGNNLAGDEVIELADDETLIPGLVDTHVHVNEPGRTEWEGFASATRAAAAGGVTTIIDMPLNSIPPTVSVDALETKREAARGQTHVDVGFWGGAIPGNTADLRPLHDAGVFGFKSFLLHSGVDEFPPLDPDELETDMRELATFDSVMIVHAEDSRAIDRAPQPEGDDYGKFLASRPRGAENLAIAEVIERARWTGGRAHILHLSSSDALPMLRSAKSDGLKLTVETCPHYLTLTAEEIPHGATAFKCCPPIREAGNREQLWQGLEDGTIDFIVSDHSPSTLDLKDLENGDFAVAWGGVASLQLGLSLIWTEARQRGLSLETVVGWMSERPAQFAGLTGKGRIAPGYDADFSIFAADDAYVVDVKKLHHKNPLTPYQGKALAGVVRRTWLHGEVIDFENARGRLLRRGMTNA; encoded by the coding sequence ATGTCGCACGAGACCGAAGAGCACGACGGGGAATCCGTCTCGCTCGATCCGACCGGCGAGCACTACGACCTCGTCATCCGCGGTGCGCGAGTGCTGACGACCGCGGGCATCCGCCCGCGCGAGGTGGGCGTGCGCGGCGGCGTCATCGTCGCCATGCAGCCGCTCGGCAACAATCTCGCCGGTGACGAGGTCATCGAGCTCGCCGACGACGAGACCCTGATCCCCGGCCTGGTCGACACACACGTGCACGTCAACGAGCCCGGCCGCACCGAGTGGGAGGGCTTCGCCTCCGCCACTCGCGCGGCCGCCGCCGGCGGCGTGACGACCATCATCGACATGCCGCTGAACAGCATCCCGCCGACCGTCAGCGTCGACGCGCTCGAGACCAAGCGCGAGGCCGCTCGCGGCCAGACCCACGTCGACGTGGGCTTCTGGGGCGGTGCGATCCCGGGCAACACGGCCGACCTGCGCCCGCTGCACGACGCCGGCGTGTTCGGCTTCAAGAGCTTCCTGCTGCACTCGGGTGTCGACGAGTTCCCCCCGCTCGACCCCGATGAGCTCGAGACGGACATGCGCGAGCTCGCCACCTTCGACTCGGTGATGATCGTGCACGCCGAGGACTCCCGTGCCATCGACCGTGCACCCCAGCCCGAGGGCGACGACTACGGCAAGTTCCTGGCCTCGCGTCCCCGTGGTGCCGAGAACCTCGCCATCGCCGAGGTCATCGAGCGCGCGCGCTGGACGGGCGGGCGGGCGCACATCCTGCACCTGTCTTCGTCTGACGCGCTGCCCATGCTGCGCAGCGCCAAGAGCGACGGGCTCAAGCTCACCGTCGAGACCTGCCCGCACTACCTGACGCTGACGGCCGAGGAGATCCCGCACGGCGCGACCGCCTTCAAGTGCTGCCCGCCGATCCGCGAGGCCGGCAACCGCGAGCAGCTGTGGCAGGGACTCGAAGACGGCACGATCGACTTCATCGTGTCGGATCACTCCCCCTCGACGCTTGACCTCAAGGACCTCGAGAACGGCGACTTCGCGGTTGCATGGGGCGGCGTCGCATCACTGCAGCTCGGCCTGTCGCTGATCTGGACCGAGGCGCGCCAGCGCGGACTGTCGCTCGAGACCGTCGTCGGCTGGATGAGCGAGCGCCCCGCGCAGTTCGCCGGCCTCACCGGCAAGGGACGCATCGCCCCTGGATACGACGCCGACTTCTCGATCTTCGCCGCCGACGACGCCTACGTGGTCGACGTCAAGAAGCTGCACCACAAGAACCCGCTCACCCCGTACCAGGGCAAGGCGCTCGCGGGTGTCGTGCGCAGGACGTGGCTGCACGGCGAGGTCATCGACTTCGAGAACGCCCGCGGTCGTCTGCTGCGCCGTGGCATGACCAACGCCTGA
- a CDS encoding GlxA family transcriptional regulator, with translation MKTVACVIDNGFAPFEFGVACEAFGLDRADDGVPNFDFRVVAPEPGLVRSKIGFAVEVEHDLSFAHEADLVIFCPMPRSQWTNVDPRLIDLARSAVERDAWVMSVCSGSFALAAAGVLDGRRATTHWMYAHTLAEMYPLIDVDPDVLFVQDGRIISSAGTAAGIDACLHLLRIELGAEMAGRIARRMVVPPQRDGGQAQYIDRPLPVDVGGSLASVADWAVQNLHDDLSVDQLADHAHMSARTFARRFKAEFGATPAAWLTRQRVISAQRMLERTDFGLDRIAEESGFGSAAILRQNFARVLGTTPTAYRARFSCRDELMPA, from the coding sequence ATGAAGACCGTCGCCTGCGTGATCGACAACGGCTTCGCACCGTTCGAGTTCGGCGTCGCGTGCGAGGCCTTCGGCCTCGATCGCGCGGACGACGGCGTGCCGAACTTCGACTTCCGCGTCGTCGCCCCCGAGCCGGGGCTGGTGCGCTCGAAGATCGGATTCGCGGTCGAGGTCGAGCACGACCTCAGCTTCGCCCACGAGGCCGACCTCGTGATCTTCTGCCCCATGCCGCGCAGTCAGTGGACGAATGTGGATCCGAGGCTGATCGATCTGGCGAGGTCGGCCGTCGAACGGGATGCCTGGGTGATGAGCGTCTGCAGCGGCTCTTTCGCGCTCGCCGCCGCCGGCGTGCTCGACGGACGCCGTGCGACGACCCACTGGATGTACGCGCACACCCTGGCCGAGATGTATCCGCTCATCGACGTCGATCCCGACGTGCTCTTCGTGCAGGACGGCCGCATCATCAGCAGCGCCGGGACCGCCGCGGGCATCGACGCGTGCCTGCACCTGCTGCGCATCGAGCTCGGCGCCGAGATGGCCGGGCGCATCGCGCGCCGCATGGTCGTGCCGCCGCAGCGCGACGGCGGTCAGGCTCAGTACATCGACCGCCCGCTGCCGGTCGATGTGGGCGGGTCGCTGGCATCCGTGGCCGACTGGGCGGTGCAGAACCTGCACGACGATCTCTCGGTCGACCAGCTGGCCGACCACGCGCACATGTCGGCGCGCACCTTCGCGCGGCGGTTCAAGGCCGAGTTCGGGGCGACGCCCGCCGCGTGGCTGACCCGCCAGCGGGTGATCAGCGCGCAGCGAATGCTCGAGCGCACCGACTTCGGGCTCGACCGCATCGCAGAAGAGAGCGGGTTCGGCTCGGCGGCCATCCTGCGACAGAACTTCGCCCGGGTTCTCGGCACGACGCCGACCGCCTACCGGGCGCGCTTCTCGTGCCGGGACGAGCTGATGCCCGCCTGA
- a CDS encoding glycosyltransferase — translation MTSGRPLKILIGCDTFAPDINGAARFAERLAAGLVQRGHDVHVVAPNTAYRRSPAHTEVIEGEPMTMHRLPALRWLPHDWVRFVWPWRSKHWARKVLDEVQPDIVHIQSHIIIGRGLTRIAHERGIPVIATNHVMAENILDHTAMPKFVDDIVLRFAWADAKRTFDMARAVTTPTRKAADFLERTIRTQGVVPISCGIDRRNYTPVIAPRDRNRILFVGRLTGEKQVDVVLRAVAKLDPALDVHFDIAGGGDQRKALEALAAQLGIADRVTFHGRVTDEQLRELYSRSSVFAIASIAELQSIVTMEAMASALPVVGANAVALPHLVHDGENGHLFEPGNVDDLADKLTQVLAASPAEYERMQRASLDGVAVHDINRTLDTFEALYRDEPLPA, via the coding sequence GTGACCTCCGGACGCCCCCTGAAGATCCTCATCGGATGCGACACGTTCGCGCCCGACATCAACGGAGCCGCTCGCTTCGCCGAGCGCCTCGCCGCCGGCCTCGTGCAGCGCGGCCATGACGTGCACGTGGTCGCGCCGAACACCGCCTACCGTCGCTCGCCCGCGCACACCGAGGTGATCGAGGGCGAGCCCATGACCATGCACCGCCTCCCCGCCCTGCGCTGGCTGCCCCACGACTGGGTGCGCTTCGTGTGGCCGTGGCGGTCGAAGCACTGGGCGCGCAAGGTGCTCGACGAGGTGCAGCCCGACATCGTGCACATCCAGTCGCACATCATCATCGGACGGGGCCTGACCCGGATCGCCCACGAGCGCGGCATCCCGGTGATCGCGACCAACCACGTCATGGCCGAGAACATCCTCGATCACACGGCCATGCCGAAGTTCGTCGACGACATCGTGCTGCGCTTCGCGTGGGCTGACGCCAAGCGCACCTTCGACATGGCGCGCGCGGTCACCACGCCGACCCGCAAGGCGGCGGACTTCCTCGAGCGAACCATCAGGACGCAGGGCGTCGTACCGATCAGCTGCGGCATCGACCGCCGCAACTACACGCCGGTGATCGCGCCCCGCGACAGGAACCGCATCCTGTTCGTCGGCCGTCTGACCGGCGAGAAGCAGGTCGACGTGGTCCTGCGCGCCGTCGCGAAGCTCGACCCGGCGCTCGACGTGCACTTCGACATCGCCGGTGGCGGCGATCAGCGCAAGGCTCTCGAGGCGCTCGCCGCGCAGCTCGGCATCGCCGATCGTGTCACCTTCCACGGGCGGGTGACCGACGAGCAGCTGCGGGAGCTCTACTCGCGCTCGTCGGTGTTCGCGATCGCGTCGATCGCCGAGCTGCAGTCGATCGTGACGATGGAGGCCATGGCGTCCGCCCTGCCCGTCGTCGGAGCCAACGCCGTCGCGCTGCCGCACCTCGTGCACGATGGCGAGAACGGCCACCTCTTCGAGCCCGGCAACGTCGACGACCTCGCCGACAAGCTCACGCAGGTGCTGGCCGCGTCGCCCGCCGAGTACGAGCGCATGCAGCGCGCCTCACTCGACGGTGTCGCGGTGCATGACATCAACCGCACGCTCGACACCTTCGAGGCGCTCTACCGTGACGAGCCGCTGCCCGCCTGA
- the mgtE gene encoding magnesium transporter, protein MTPSQLQTVSEAADDIRHLIAENDLAGASAALTPLAVPELVEVVDRLGIDDAAIVYRLLAKSRALEVFEALSPGTRGDLVGALRKAEVAALFAEMDPDDRVWLLEELPASVAPQLLRGLNRRERDLTAAMLGYPQDSIGRRMSPEFVTTHPHLSVAQTMTRVRSALSSAETVYTVPVTDGGRRVVGVVSLRDLLSAEPDDGIADLMSEAHVAVATEDAEAAARRTTDLALLALPVVDSEQRLVGILTIDDAARILKQEESEDAARQGGVEPLRRSYLSTPIRQLVRSRVVWLLVLAVGATLTVQVLDTFEATLAQMTVLALFVPLLIGTGGNTGNQAATTVTRSLALGEVTPRDVKRVLSREVRVGFSLGLLLGTLGFALAGLVYDWHIGVVIGLTLVAVCTVAASIGGIMPLAARAIKVDPAVFSNPFITTFVDATGLIIYFLIAKAVLGL, encoded by the coding sequence ATGACCCCCTCCCAGCTGCAGACCGTCTCCGAAGCCGCGGATGACATCCGCCACCTGATCGCAGAGAACGACCTGGCCGGCGCGTCCGCCGCGCTCACACCCCTCGCCGTTCCCGAGCTCGTCGAGGTCGTCGACCGCCTCGGCATCGACGACGCCGCCATCGTCTACCGGCTTCTCGCGAAGTCTCGAGCTCTCGAGGTGTTCGAGGCGCTCTCGCCGGGCACCAGAGGCGATCTCGTCGGCGCCCTGCGCAAGGCCGAGGTCGCCGCGCTGTTCGCCGAGATGGATCCGGATGACCGGGTCTGGCTGCTCGAGGAGCTGCCGGCGTCGGTCGCGCCTCAACTGCTGCGTGGGCTGAACCGCCGAGAGCGCGATCTCACCGCCGCGATGCTGGGGTATCCGCAGGACTCGATCGGTCGCCGCATGAGCCCTGAGTTCGTGACGACTCATCCGCACTTGAGCGTCGCGCAGACGATGACGCGCGTGCGGTCGGCGCTCAGCAGCGCCGAGACGGTGTACACGGTGCCTGTGACCGACGGCGGGCGCAGGGTCGTCGGCGTCGTGAGCCTCCGCGACCTGCTGTCGGCCGAGCCGGACGACGGCATCGCCGACCTCATGAGCGAGGCGCACGTCGCGGTGGCCACCGAGGACGCAGAGGCGGCCGCACGACGCACCACCGACCTGGCGCTCCTGGCGCTGCCGGTCGTCGACAGCGAGCAGCGGCTGGTCGGCATCCTCACGATCGACGACGCAGCACGCATCCTGAAGCAGGAGGAGAGCGAGGACGCCGCCAGGCAGGGCGGTGTCGAGCCGTTGCGCCGTTCCTACCTGTCCACCCCGATCCGCCAGCTGGTGCGCTCGCGCGTGGTCTGGCTTCTCGTGCTCGCCGTCGGCGCGACGCTCACCGTGCAGGTGCTCGACACCTTCGAGGCGACGCTCGCGCAGATGACGGTGCTCGCGCTGTTCGTGCCGCTGCTCATCGGCACCGGCGGCAACACCGGCAACCAGGCGGCGACGACCGTCACCCGCTCGCTTGCGCTCGGCGAGGTCACCCCGCGCGATGTGAAGCGGGTGCTCTCCCGCGAGGTCAGAGTGGGCTTCAGCCTCGGCCTGCTGCTCGGCACGCTCGGCTTCGCGCTCGCGGGCCTCGTGTACGACTGGCACATCGGCGTCGTCATCGGACTCACCCTCGTCGCGGTGTGCACGGTGGCCGCGTCGATCGGCGGCATCATGCCCCTCGCGGCACGCGCGATCAAGGTCGACCCGGCGGTCTTCTCGAACCCCTTCATCACGACGTTCGTCGACGCGACTGGGCTGATCATCTACTTCCTCATCGCGAAGGCGGTGCTCGGCCTCTGA
- a CDS encoding heat shock protein transcriptional repressor HspR: MDADSPVFAIAVAAELAGMHPQTLRQYDRIGLVVPGRTRGGSRRYSMRDIEQLREVAQLSSEGMSLPAIARLLDLEDEVRMLRRRVSELEGSLRAERENRPGVRVFAAGATGQVVTLPSGRRIRRSTEVVLWHPRGAEHPSDDQQQAGPREG, translated from the coding sequence ATGGATGCCGATTCGCCCGTCTTCGCGATCGCGGTCGCCGCGGAGCTCGCCGGAATGCACCCTCAGACCTTGCGGCAGTACGACCGCATCGGTCTGGTGGTGCCCGGCCGCACCCGCGGCGGCTCGCGGCGCTACTCGATGCGCGACATCGAGCAGCTCCGCGAGGTCGCGCAGCTCTCGAGCGAGGGGATGAGCCTGCCTGCCATCGCCCGCCTGCTCGATCTGGAAGACGAGGTGCGGATGCTGCGGCGCCGCGTCAGCGAGCTCGAGGGCTCGCTGCGCGCCGAGCGCGAGAATCGCCCCGGTGTGCGCGTGTTCGCCGCCGGGGCGACCGGGCAGGTCGTCACCCTGCCGTCGGGTCGGCGCATCCGCCGTTCGACGGAGGTCGTGCTCTGGCATCCGCGCGGAGCCGAACACCCGTCTGACGACCAGCAGCAGGCGGGTCCGCGGGAGGGGTAG
- a CDS encoding DnaJ C-terminal domain-containing protein: MASQDWFDKDFYKTLGVSKDVSDADLKKTYRKLARKYHPDSNQGDAAAEAKFKEISEAYSVLSDAEQRREYDEIRAMGSGARFTAPGSGGAGGFEDVFSRFGQGGRGSQADFDDIFSMFSQGGGSFGAGRFGQPSGGYRGFGGPQKGTDVTATTTLDFVTAVQGDTITLQAADGKPFKVKVPAGVKDGQKIRLRGRGRPSPDGGEPGDIVVQVKVRPHPVFTRDGLNLRLTVPVTFTEATLGATIEVPTLGGETVKLRVAPGTPSGRVLRVKGRGVTSSKGTGDLLAELQVAVPAHLDEAAREALERFHELEPKENPRAEMMAKAKA, translated from the coding sequence ATGGCTAGCCAGGACTGGTTCGACAAGGACTTCTACAAGACGCTGGGCGTCTCGAAAGACGTCTCGGACGCCGATCTCAAGAAGACGTACCGCAAGCTCGCCCGCAAGTACCACCCCGACTCCAACCAGGGTGATGCCGCGGCCGAGGCGAAGTTCAAGGAGATCAGCGAGGCGTACAGCGTGCTGAGCGACGCCGAGCAGCGTCGGGAGTACGACGAGATCCGCGCCATGGGCTCTGGTGCCCGGTTCACGGCGCCAGGCTCGGGCGGCGCAGGCGGCTTCGAAGACGTCTTCAGCCGGTTCGGGCAGGGCGGCCGGGGCAGCCAGGCCGACTTCGACGACATCTTCTCGATGTTCTCGCAGGGCGGCGGCTCGTTCGGCGCGGGCCGGTTCGGCCAGCCGTCGGGCGGATACCGCGGCTTCGGCGGACCGCAGAAGGGCACCGACGTCACGGCCACCACGACGCTGGACTTCGTCACGGCCGTGCAGGGCGACACGATCACCCTGCAGGCGGCCGACGGCAAGCCGTTCAAGGTGAAGGTCCCCGCCGGCGTGAAGGACGGGCAGAAGATCCGCCTGCGCGGTCGCGGGCGCCCGTCGCCCGACGGCGGCGAACCAGGCGACATCGTCGTGCAGGTCAAGGTGCGCCCGCACCCCGTGTTCACCCGCGACGGACTGAACCTGCGCCTCACGGTGCCGGTGACGTTCACCGAGGCGACTCTCGGCGCGACGATCGAGGTGCCCACGCTCGGCGGCGAGACGGTCAAGCTCCGGGTCGCGCCTGGCACGCCCTCCGGGCGCGTGCTGAGGGTCAAGGGACGTGGCGTCACGTCGTCGAAGGGCACCGGCGACCTGCTCGCCGAGCTGCAGGTCGCCGTACCCGCGCACCTCGACGAGGCCGCGCGCGAGGCCCTCGAGCGCTTCCATGAGCTCGAGCCCAAAGAGAACCCGCGGGCCGAGATGATGGCCAAGGCGAAGGCCTGA
- a CDS encoding nucleotide exchange factor GrpE: MTDKNFDDNSAEVPGEGSDAQASGPASQNQSAPDNPDSTEAAAAEGSDDDLTVDDILNAEQIDEAASADGSDAGIADAEHALLTDLKRLTAEYANYRRRTEEQRHVEIARAKGEVAKGLLPVLDDLARAQQHGDLAEGSAFAVIADKLRAAVERLGVVAYGEQGDEFDPQQHEAIFQQPTPGATTSTILEVVEVGYRLGDVELRPAKVVVAVPAE, translated from the coding sequence ATGACGGACAAGAACTTCGACGACAACAGCGCCGAGGTTCCCGGCGAGGGGTCGGATGCTCAGGCATCCGGCCCCGCGTCGCAGAACCAGAGCGCTCCAGACAACCCCGACTCGACCGAGGCCGCAGCGGCCGAGGGCTCTGACGACGACCTCACGGTCGACGACATCCTGAACGCCGAGCAGATCGACGAGGCGGCCAGCGCAGACGGCTCCGACGCCGGCATCGCCGACGCCGAGCACGCTCTGCTGACAGACCTGAAGCGCCTGACCGCCGAGTACGCGAACTACCGCCGCCGCACCGAAGAGCAGCGCCACGTCGAGATCGCCCGCGCCAAGGGCGAGGTCGCGAAGGGGCTGCTGCCCGTGCTCGACGACCTCGCGCGCGCCCAGCAGCACGGCGACCTCGCCGAGGGCTCGGCGTTCGCCGTGATCGCCGACAAGCTGCGCGCGGCGGTCGAACGGCTCGGCGTGGTCGCCTACGGCGAGCAGGGCGACGAGTTCGACCCGCAGCAGCACGAGGCGATCTTCCAGCAGCCGACCCCCGGTGCCACGACGTCGACGATCCTCGAGGTCGTCGAGGTCGGCTACCGGCTCGGCGACGTCGAGCTGCGTCCGGCCAAGGTCGTCGTCGCCGTACCCGCAGAGTAG